In the genome of Oculatellaceae cyanobacterium, the window ATGGTGTCATTAAAGTTAGTGCCTGTAAGATTAAATGCTTCAATATTGCTGTAAGTTACACTGCCTGCACCTGTAATACTCAGTGTGCCACTGCTTGTGCTAGTGAAGTTAATTGCAGTTGTACTAGCACTGTAGTTGAATCTTAATGTATCAGTACCAGTACCACCATCTACGCTATCTGTACCAGTGCCTCCATCAAGAGTGTCATCTCCTGCACCACCATCAAGAGTATCGTTGCCTGCCCCGGCATCCAAGGAGTCATTGCCAGCACCACCAATTAAGGTGTCATTTAGGGCTGCACCGTAGATTGTATCATCAGCCCCAGTACCAGTGATGTTGTATCTCTCAATATTGGAGAAATTTACTTGGTTATAACCTGAATTAGTATAATAAGCATAAATATAGCCACTGCTGCGATCGCCGTTATAGAAATTTGTTTGAATTCCAGAGTAAGTATTGGCAGCATAATTAATTACCAGCACATCAGTACCAGTGCCACCATCTACTGTGTCGTGTCCTAGCCCTGGAGCAATTACATCGTCGCCAGCTAAACCATTAATCGTATCATTGCCAGAAGTTCCATTAAGGGTATCGTTCCCACTTGTCCCTGTAACTACTGCCATAGGATTATTTAATAAATAATTTTCATACTATATCCCACTAATTTTAATTATCCCGAAACTAATTATAAAATTTATATCTTTTGTTTTTTCAAACCAATTTATTAATAAATCTCACACATCTATGTGTTTTGATATACATATATTTGGGATTTATGTATATCAAAACACATAAATTCTCTATATAGTTTTAACATTTTATTTTACCTATTGCTGCTCTCTTATTCCCAGGTTCAACCTAGGAATAAGTAGATTAATGCTCCGCCTCTTGTAATATATTTTGAACCTACCGATTAACAACTAACTATCAGGAACTACCTCATTAACGGGGAAGCGATCAATTAGTTGAATAGCACGGATAGCATTGCGCTGTAACGATCTTGATATATGCGGTACATGGGGAATTTGTGATAACAAATCCACAGTTCGGCGTAACATCCTGACGATATCGCCTTCATCTAAATTAGTATTCCCGCAGATATCAAACCATTCAATTCCTAATGCCCATTGTTCAACAATGCCAACCAACTCATACTCTAACCAGATTGGTAGAGTAACTTGATAACGTCGTTGTAGTTGGAATAACTGTCGCCTAACGTTTCGTAGTTCAGCTAAAGCCTCTATTACTTGATTAGATAGGGCGTAGTTTGTCCAACTGTCAGGACGTGCTGTTTCGGTAACTAAAGCACATACTGCGGCAGCTAGGTGGTGTGGATCGAGTTCATCTAGCGCACCTGATGTTATTGCTAAACCTAGCCACAACTCGTTGTCGCCTCGAATTGCTGCTGCTGCTTCTCCCAATGGCGTAGGATTCAAATCTTGCAACGCTCCCATGCGTCGTAAGATTTCAATTAAATCTGTAAATTCCTGCCAATGATGTGCAAGTTTTGCCTGAAGCATTTCTTGACGCTTGCAGATTTCCTCTTGAATTCCCATACGTCTACTCTGACGTTTGAGCAATGTAGAAGGATTACCCCATTGCCAGATAGGATGGTGATCTACCTCGGCTTTGAGCATTTCTACTTGTTTCAGTTGCGTTGTTACTTCTGGGGCAACTGCTGGAACAGAGGCATGAGGAATCATGGTAGCGATCGCATCTGTCACATTTGAACCACTACGAGATTGACCAGGCTTGAAACTTAGTTCTGGAGGCGATTCGAGAAATTCAATATCTTTTACTCCCAGGTTCGATGGTAGTCGTGGTAATTTGCCATGCAACCCTACAACATCATTTGTAGTAACTACATACCATTTGTTATCTTTCCCTAAACACAATAAATAAGGAAATTGACCAGCACCAGCTACCTTGGCAACTAACACTGCTGGAAGCGGTGATGATACTGGTACGTGCTTACCCTTCAAGCTCAAGATAGTACCAGAGTTAGCTTGGATTAGTCCCATGCTAATTTCCTTGGCTTGTACTTCTTCTGCTTGATGTTGGAGAATTTTTAGGAGTCTGCGTTCTTCTTTGAGTCTTCCTTGGAGTTTTTCATATTTTTGAAGCAGTTCAATATTGACAGGTTCTAATAAACTGTCAATTAGCTCTAATTCGCGGTTTAAATCTGCGATCGCTTGAACTTGAGGTTTTAGATGTTGCGTTGCTGTATACTGAGCAAAACTTCGCTCCACCAACTCTTGCGCTTCTTCCATCTCGTGGGTTTGCAGCAAATTCAACACCATGCCATAGCTAGGTGTAAACTGACTCACCAATGGTTCTGCTGCCGCCGTTGCTAAATAAGCCGCTTCCTTAGCACCTTCAAATCGTGTCTGTAACGTCACCACATAACCTGTGGTATCCATCCCCCGACGACCTGCCCTACCTGCCATTTGCAGGAACTCAGAAGCCTTTAGCAAGCGGTGTCCATCGTCAGTACGCTTAGAAAGAGTAGAAATTACAGTAGTTCTGGCAGGCATATTAATACCTGCTGCCAAGGTTTCTGTGGCAAATACGACTTTCACCAACCCTCGCCCAAATAATTCTTCTACTAACCCCTTCCAAGCAGGTAAAATTCCGGCATGGTGAGCAGCAATTCCCCGATAAAGCGGTTCAACTTGTCCAGCACGACCTGCATCAGGATTACGGGCTAAAAACTCGTCAATTCGCTGCTTAAGTTCGGCAGATTCGGCAGCATTTACCAGCATTAAGCCTTTCAACTCTTCAACAGCCTGATCGCATCCCCGACGACTGAAGATAAAGTAAATCGCGGGTAGCATATCCCGTTGCGCTAACTGATTGATGATAAAACCTAAAGCGGGAGTTTCTGGACGCGCACCTTTACCTTTGCTGGTATCTGATTTGCGTTTAGCGATCAGGCGGGGGTTAATTTTTTTCTTGTAATCATCCAACAAAGGAAATAAACCTTTGGGATTCCCAAAATAAAACTGTAGAGGAACAGGTCTAAAGTCAGAGTAGATTAATTCTGTTGGCCCATGAACATTGCTAATCCAAGCTGTTAAATTTTGACTATTAGAAACAGTTGCCGATAAAGCGACCAACTGAATTTCTGGGGGACAGTAAATAATTGATTCTTCCCAAACTGTTCCGCGCTGGCGATCGTTCATGTAGTGGCACTCGTCCAGCACAACTGTTTCTACGTGCGCCAAGGATGTACCAACTTCACCAATCCGAGTGCCATAAAGCATATTACGGAAAATTTCCGTCGTCATTACCAGGATGGGCGCTTCCCGATTGACGGAAATATCGCCAGTGAGTAATCCCACCATGTCGTTGCCAAATTGCTGGCGGAAATCGCGCAGTTTTTGGTTAGATAGTGCTTTTAGAGGTGTGGTGTAAAAAACTCGACCACCCCGCGATAACGCTCTATAAATTGCATATTCTCCAATTAAGGTTTTTCCTGAACCTGTTGGAGCGCATACGACTACAGAACGACCAGCATCAAAAGCTGCGATCGCCTGGTACTGAAATTCATCGAGATCAAACGGAAAAAGGGTTTTAAGATTAAGGTCTTGAGAAGTAGAAAACTGGTTCACGAAAAATTATTCCAAATGGGGAGCCGATTCTCCTATATTTTTCTTAACAATAAGCTGTATAGGTTATATACAATTTTTACACTTACACGACGCTCATCTGTGGTACTACCTTAAAATATCTCTTGCTTAACAAACTTCCGAATAAACCTGCCCCTACAAACTTTAACTCTGCTCTTGGGTAGTTGATGGTACATAAGAAACAATCAGCTTTTCCCTAACTTCGACACAATATTTCTTCTGTCCTACCCTGATAAGTAAATCGAATCTGCCCCACCGCAGTATCGTGATGAAAGCTAGAGTTAGCGACACCTGCACTTTTCTCTCCAATTACTTCTAAAGTCAATTCCCCGCTATGACCCGAACTACCTGGATCGGATATGACATAGTTTCTACCTTGGGTCGGTGCAACAAATTTTACACTCCCTACTCGCTCTGTAATCGGTTGACAGGTTTTGATTGTGTCCACAACTCCGTTGTAACCACGAAATTCTCTGTATGCCCATTGCTGCCGAACTTGAGCAGAAGCCATTACACCAGGGAAACTACTGTTGTGAAGCCAGATCAAGGTTAAGGCAAGCAGGGACGGCATTAAAACTCTAAATAATAAAACTCTTAAATTGAAATTAGATTTAATTCTTTCGCATCTACAAGCAATACGAATCCCTAAAATAGATGCCAAAGCTGGAATAGGAAATACTGAATTAAACATCAGGGTTGGTAAGAAGGAGACGAATAAGCTACCAACTGGTAGACCGACTACCAAACCGATGATGCCACCTAACGCCAGAAACGACGGCTCGATTTCTGATTCTTGTGTTGGAATCTTCTGAAACACAAAAGCCGTTATGTAAACGGTAAGAAGATATAGCGCAAGAGATAGAGTTGCCCACAACCTAAGCCACTCAGGAATATTCATTTCACGATAGTTGAGGAAATAAAACTGCATAGGTGTGAAAGCAACGATCCATGCAGCTAAAAGCCCCCCCAACCCAGTTAGTAGCGCAACTACATTTTTTCTCATCTGAGTTTTTCCAAATACCATATAGTTCCTCTGAATACATCTGTACTTTGATGTTTTTCAGAATTTAACGGAAAAGGAGCGATGAGATCTTTTTAAACCATAGTTATCATGTTGCTCGTAGCAACTATAGTCTTGCAGTGAGTCATTTTTACTAATCCTACAACTTCGGTAAAATTTCCGGTAACAAATAACCTGGAACCTTAGAAAGCGCCAAATTCTGCCCCTGTAAGCCGAGTTGTTGATAAAAAGCTTTAATTGTTTTAATTACATAATTTAAGGTATTAGTGCGAGGCTCAGGTTGTTTGCTCAAACCTTGCAAAGCTTGTAAATGTTGGGTTAGTGCTGCTTGTAAATGAGTGGATTTAGCTTGCTCAGATAATGATAATTTTTGAGCGGTTGCTAACTGGTAATGAGCTAGTCCTAAATTGTTTTGTGTACCAAACACATCAAAAGTTAGCTGCGCTGACTGTGAACTATTTGCTAACTGTTGAGCAAGTGCGATCGCTATTTGATACGCAACAATACATTTCTCTATGTATTGCATCCAAACTTCTGGCGTATCTTGGTAATGCTTCGCTATGTGCCAATAAGCTGTACCTAAGTTATTTTGTGTTGCAGCACAAGCTGCTGGCGCTAAATCTGAGCGGCGATATTTCAAGGCTTGATGGTAAGCCTTAATTGCCAATTCTAAAAATGTTGTTGATTGTTCATATTGTGCTAAATTCCAGTAAGTAGTTCCCAGATTATTCTGAATCATCGCCCAGTTTAAGGGTTCTTCCTTGGGATTATAATAATTGAGTGCTTCACTATAAGAAGCGATCGCTTGTTGCAACATTTGAACAGACAACTGTTGATCTACCTGTTGAGCAAGATGCCAATAAGCTGTACCTAAGTTATTCTGCGTCGAGGCATACTTAAGCGGATCATCTTTGGCAGGACGATATCGCAAAGCTGTTTGATATGCTTCGATGGATAATTGCAGATTATCAGCCGTGTCTTGATAGCGTGCTAAATCATTGTATGCTGCACCCAAATTATTTAGAATCATCGCGTAGGTGTGGGAGTTATCTCCACTAATCTTGCTCAAAGCTAACTGATAAGATTCAATGCTACGTTGGAGAAAATCTAAAAACGCTGGTTCTCCTGTTTCTAAGGTAATGTCAGGAAATCTAGATAGCATCCAATAAAGATTGGCGATATCATTAATTACTTCTGGCACTATCGGCGATGCTTGTTTTTCTAACCATATCAGAGCTTGTTCATAAGCTTTTAAAGCTTCGATCAAGTTTGATGGAGTGACATCTCCTTCCTCAATGCGATCGCGATAATGATTCCCTACACTTAGATAAGCTTCAGCGATTACCTCTGGTGATTCATCTTGCTGTGGCGAGCGCGAAATTTCATCTATAATTAACGGCGCTAATAAATCCTGTTCTACAGTTTGCTGTACATCATTACTACTGACAACAGTTGATTCATATAAACTTAAATTGTTACTTTCCTCAGTTTCATTTACTAAAGAAGATACAGAATAATTTTGATTAATAATAGATAAAGAAGATGGGTAAGTTAATTCTTCTTGTTTAATATTGCTATCAACATCAGCTATATAAAAATTTTTTGATAATACAATGTCTTTCTCAGGATCGTGTCCATTTGTTTCAGTTAACTGTTCTTCTAAAGCTTTTTCTGTTACAGGAATTTCCTGATTATTTCCGCTAAAATTGGCTAAGTCACGGGTGAGAATCTGCCATACCTTTTCCTGAGCTACTGGTGTCTCTTCGACTTCTGTTAAGCTAGTTTCCAGCCTCCGCGTCGCCTCTGGTTGCAGATTACTAATTTTTGTTAATGAAGTTGGTTCTCCTTCAAACTCAAACAAACCTGTGTGCCACTGCCAAAACTCCGGTACTGACTCTTGGATAGTATAAAACCAAGGTCGAGGCAACCAGATTAACAAACTAGCCTCTAGGCGAGGAAAATTACGCCCAATTACTTGTAAGCATCTGAGGAATGAACGCTGTATATCTGCTGGTTGCCTAGTTAATAACTCGACACCCAGAATT includes:
- a CDS encoding tetratricopeptide repeat protein, with the translated sequence MLITICHTYLLLMTVTDTAPPTVSGWNMQTYQRLKRALGLGLRRQILVSVCDDFSLRDHFSERLTTELAAPSAESLSGVVNSGELITLQLNPSNPNFLAHIAQWITQHHHLERSLYTFQILGVELLTRQPADIQRSFLRCLQVIGRNFPRLEASLLIWLPRPWFYTIQESVPEFWQWHTGLFEFEGEPTSLTKISNLQPEATRRLETSLTEVEETPVAQEKVWQILTRDLANFSGNNQEIPVTEKALEEQLTETNGHDPEKDIVLSKNFYIADVDSNIKQEELTYPSSLSIINQNYSVSSLVNETEESNNLSLYESTVVSSNDVQQTVEQDLLAPLIIDEISRSPQQDESPEVIAEAYLSVGNHYRDRIEEGDVTPSNLIEALKAYEQALIWLEKQASPIVPEVINDIANLYWMLSRFPDITLETGEPAFLDFLQRSIESYQLALSKISGDNSHTYAMILNNLGAAYNDLARYQDTADNLQLSIEAYQTALRYRPAKDDPLKYASTQNNLGTAYWHLAQQVDQQLSVQMLQQAIASYSEALNYYNPKEEPLNWAMIQNNLGTTYWNLAQYEQSTTFLELAIKAYHQALKYRRSDLAPAACAATQNNLGTAYWHIAKHYQDTPEVWMQYIEKCIVAYQIAIALAQQLANSSQSAQLTFDVFGTQNNLGLAHYQLATAQKLSLSEQAKSTHLQAALTQHLQALQGLSKQPEPRTNTLNYVIKTIKAFYQQLGLQGQNLALSKVPGYLLPEILPKL
- a CDS encoding DEAD/DEAH box helicase, producing the protein MNQFSTSQDLNLKTLFPFDLDEFQYQAIAAFDAGRSVVVCAPTGSGKTLIGEYAIYRALSRGGRVFYTTPLKALSNQKLRDFRQQFGNDMVGLLTGDISVNREAPILVMTTEIFRNMLYGTRIGEVGTSLAHVETVVLDECHYMNDRQRGTVWEESIIYCPPEIQLVALSATVSNSQNLTAWISNVHGPTELIYSDFRPVPLQFYFGNPKGLFPLLDDYKKKINPRLIAKRKSDTSKGKGARPETPALGFIINQLAQRDMLPAIYFIFSRRGCDQAVEELKGLMLVNAAESAELKQRIDEFLARNPDAGRAGQVEPLYRGIAAHHAGILPAWKGLVEELFGRGLVKVVFATETLAAGINMPARTTVISTLSKRTDDGHRLLKASEFLQMAGRAGRRGMDTTGYVVTLQTRFEGAKEAAYLATAAAEPLVSQFTPSYGMVLNLLQTHEMEEAQELVERSFAQYTATQHLKPQVQAIADLNRELELIDSLLEPVNIELLQKYEKLQGRLKEERRLLKILQHQAEEVQAKEISMGLIQANSGTILSLKGKHVPVSSPLPAVLVAKVAGAGQFPYLLCLGKDNKWYVVTTNDVVGLHGKLPRLPSNLGVKDIEFLESPPELSFKPGQSRSGSNVTDAIATMIPHASVPAVAPEVTTQLKQVEMLKAEVDHHPIWQWGNPSTLLKRQSRRMGIQEEICKRQEMLQAKLAHHWQEFTDLIEILRRMGALQDLNPTPLGEAAAAIRGDNELWLGLAITSGALDELDPHHLAAAVCALVTETARPDSWTNYALSNQVIEALAELRNVRRQLFQLQRRYQVTLPIWLEYELVGIVEQWALGIEWFDICGNTNLDEGDIVRMLRRTVDLLSQIPHVPHISRSLQRNAIRAIQLIDRFPVNEVVPDS